A single window of Nasonia vitripennis strain AsymCx chromosome 4, Nvit_psr_1.1, whole genome shotgun sequence DNA harbors:
- the LOC100115412 gene encoding mediator of RNA polymerase II transcription subunit 6 isoform X2, with product MIPGRLPVPENPLGLSWHDSAWIPMLNPSNIMDYFSERSNPFYDRTCNNEVVKMQRLNPEQLMNMTGFEYILLHVQEPILYVIRKQHRHGPTQATPVADYYIIAGVVYQAPDLASVVNSRLLSAVHHLQSAFEETSACSRYHPSKGYSWDLKNGKTAAAKKEIPVREEPSTLFQRQRVDMLLGELTRKYPLPVPRPVQAVTEPTQVKQENQTEKQGMKPPPERKPRVN from the exons ATGATTCCAGGACGACTACCTGTGCCAG AAAATCCCTTGGGATTATCTTGGCATGACAGTGCTTGGATACCCATGCTCAATCCGAGCAACATAATGGACTACTTTTCCGAGAGGTCCAATCCCTTTTACGACAGAACGTGCAACAATGAAGTTGTTAAAATGCAGCGGCTTAACCCTGAGCAGCTTAT GAATATGACTGGCTTTGAGTACATACTTTTACACGTTCAAGAGCCAATTCTTTATGTGATTCGTAAGCAGCATCGTCATGGTCCCACACAGGCAACTCCAGTAGCAGATTACTATATAATCGCAGGGGTTGTTTATCAAGCTCCGGATCTGGCTTCAGTAGTTAATTCTAGATTA TTATCCGCAGTGCATCATTTGCAATCTGCATTTGAAGAAACAAGTGCATGCTCAAGATATCATCCTAGCAAAGGATATTCTTGGGACTTGAAAAATGGGAAGACTGCAGCAGCTAAGAAGGAAATTCCTGTGAGAGAAGAGCCCAGTACACTGTTTCAACGTCAGAGAGTTGACATGTTGCTAGGGGAATTAACGAGAAAATATCCACTGCCAGTTCCAAGACCTGTTCAAGCTGTTACTGAACCTA CACAGGTTAAGCAAGAAAATCAGACTGAAAAGCAAGGCATGAAACCACCTCCAGAAAGGAAGCCAAGAGTCAACTAG
- the LOC100115412 gene encoding mediator of RNA polymerase II transcription subunit 6 isoform X1 yields MIPGRLPVPENPLGLSWHDSAWIPMLNPSNIMDYFSERSNPFYDRTCNNEVVKMQRLNPEQLMNMTGFEYILLHVQEPILYVIRKQHRHGPTQATPVADYYIIAGVVYQAPDLASVVNSRLLSAVHHLQSAFEETSACSRYHPSKGYSWDLKNGKTAAAKKEIPVREEPSTLFQRQRVDMLLGELTRKYPLPVPRPVQAVTEPTAQVKQENQTEKQGMKPPPERKPRVN; encoded by the exons ATGATTCCAGGACGACTACCTGTGCCAG AAAATCCCTTGGGATTATCTTGGCATGACAGTGCTTGGATACCCATGCTCAATCCGAGCAACATAATGGACTACTTTTCCGAGAGGTCCAATCCCTTTTACGACAGAACGTGCAACAATGAAGTTGTTAAAATGCAGCGGCTTAACCCTGAGCAGCTTAT GAATATGACTGGCTTTGAGTACATACTTTTACACGTTCAAGAGCCAATTCTTTATGTGATTCGTAAGCAGCATCGTCATGGTCCCACACAGGCAACTCCAGTAGCAGATTACTATATAATCGCAGGGGTTGTTTATCAAGCTCCGGATCTGGCTTCAGTAGTTAATTCTAGATTA TTATCCGCAGTGCATCATTTGCAATCTGCATTTGAAGAAACAAGTGCATGCTCAAGATATCATCCTAGCAAAGGATATTCTTGGGACTTGAAAAATGGGAAGACTGCAGCAGCTAAGAAGGAAATTCCTGTGAGAGAAGAGCCCAGTACACTGTTTCAACGTCAGAGAGTTGACATGTTGCTAGGGGAATTAACGAGAAAATATCCACTGCCAGTTCCAAGACCTGTTCAAGCTGTTACTGAACCTA CAGCACAGGTTAAGCAAGAAAATCAGACTGAAAAGCAAGGCATGAAACCACCTCCAGAAAGGAAGCCAAGAGTCAACTAG